The following coding sequences are from one Musa acuminata AAA Group cultivar baxijiao chromosome BXJ1-6, Cavendish_Baxijiao_AAA, whole genome shotgun sequence window:
- the LOC103989556 gene encoding protein TIFY 5A-like, with amino-acid sequence MGCDPELRLSLCTGEDGHRNYRSDSSKLSRVDSPLRNQQQMTIFYDGRVCVCNATEMQAKALISMAKREMDDMVTEKKQQQQQQSVESSTSSLPRPPSPRPMPQMLNPGLSMKRSLQRFLQKRKARMNDVSPYSQKQKLLLFPIMLQRA; translated from the exons ATGGGCTGCGATCCTGAGCTCCGGCTTTCGCTTTGCACCGGCGAGGATGGCCACCGGAACTATCGATCCGACTCGTCTAAACTCAGCAG GGTCGACTCGCCGCTGAGAAACCAGCAGCAGATGACGATCTTCTACGATGGCCGGGTTTGCGTGTGCAATGCCACGGAGATGCAG GCAAAAGCTCTCATATCAATGGCGAAGAGGGAGATGGACGACATGGTGACCGAGAagaagcagcaacagcagcaacaaAGCGTGGAGTCTTCCACGTCGTCTCTGCCGCGGCCGCCATCTCCTCGACCCATGCCACAGATGCTTAATCCTGGGCTCTCGATGAAGCGATCGCTGCAGCGGTTTCTTCAGAAGAGAAAGGCCAGAATGAATGATGTCTCTCCTTACAGTCAAAAGCAGAAACTGTTGTTGTTCCCGATCATGCTGCAGCGGGCATGA